From Halalkalicoccus sp. CG83, one genomic window encodes:
- a CDS encoding 50S ribosomal protein L16, producing the protein MVDKPASMYREISKQPYTRREYITGIPGSKIAQHRMGDRDRDPEDWPVQISLSVDEECQLRNSALEASRLAMNRHLIKELGEFNYAALLRKFPHHVLRENKQATGAGADRVSDGMRQAFGKVVGTAARVPKDERIFTIWCEVEDAAVAKEALRRAYNKLSPPCTVTVERGEKLLIS; encoded by the coding sequence ATGGTCGACAAACCCGCCTCCATGTACCGGGAGATCTCCAAGCAGCCCTACACTCGACGGGAGTACATCACGGGGATCCCCGGCTCGAAGATCGCACAGCACCGCATGGGCGACCGCGACCGCGACCCCGAGGACTGGCCCGTCCAGATCAGCCTCTCGGTCGACGAGGAGTGCCAGCTCCGAAACAGCGCGCTCGAGGCCTCGCGACTCGCGATGAACCGCCACCTCATCAAGGAGCTCGGCGAGTTCAACTACGCCGCCCTGCTCCGGAAGTTCCCCCACCACGTCCTGCGGGAGAACAAGCAGGCGACCGGCGCCGGCGCGGACCGCGTCTCCGACGGGATGCGCCAGGCGTTCGGCAAGGTCGTCGGCACCGCGGCGCGCGTCCCGAAGGACGAGCGCATCTTCACCATCTGGTGTGAGGTCGAGGACGCCGCCGTCGCCAAGGAGGCGCTCCGTCGTGCGTACAACAAGCTCTCGCCGCCGTGTACGGTCACCGTCGAGCGCGGCGAGAAGCTCCTGATCTCGTAA
- a CDS encoding ATP-grasp domain-containing protein has translation MLRLAVATRAETFERLETSLAERGIEVRHLRTKERTVALSEPPWSPDEFDVGLVFPPRLMEGGLADALVPIPWINDREAVLTSRNKAETLARLARAAVPVPESVLVSNPVPREDLVATFERFDPPVVIKPNSTTRGVGIARADDLDSFLGICDHLGLVHDFRATGDKSFLVQEFIPDARDYRAMVLDGEYVGAVERRGEGWKHNVHAGANAVGVSLPEEHRLLCERVATTLDVPLFGIDLLVSGDRAVVSETNARPTVDDATKYEPGFDRRLADLVRAHSG, from the coding sequence ATGCTGCGACTCGCGGTCGCCACCCGCGCGGAGACGTTCGAGCGACTCGAGACCTCCCTCGCCGAGCGCGGGATCGAGGTTCGTCACCTCCGAACGAAGGAGCGAACGGTGGCGCTCTCGGAGCCGCCGTGGTCGCCCGACGAGTTCGACGTCGGGCTCGTCTTCCCGCCGCGGCTGATGGAGGGCGGCCTCGCCGACGCGCTGGTCCCGATCCCCTGGATCAACGACCGCGAGGCGGTGCTCACCTCCCGGAACAAGGCGGAGACCCTCGCGCGCCTCGCGCGAGCGGCCGTCCCCGTTCCCGAGTCGGTGCTCGTCTCGAACCCCGTCCCCCGCGAGGACCTCGTCGCGACCTTCGAGCGGTTCGACCCGCCGGTCGTGATCAAGCCCAACTCGACGACCCGTGGCGTCGGGATCGCCCGCGCCGACGACCTGGACTCGTTTCTGGGGATCTGTGACCACCTCGGGTTGGTCCACGACTTCCGCGCGACCGGCGATAAGTCGTTTCTCGTCCAGGAGTTCATCCCCGACGCGCGCGACTACCGCGCGATGGTGCTCGACGGCGAGTACGTCGGTGCCGTCGAGCGCCGCGGCGAGGGCTGGAAACACAACGTGCACGCGGGTGCGAACGCCGTCGGCGTCTCGCTTCCCGAGGAGCACCGTCTACTCTGCGAGCGGGTGGCCACGACCCTCGACGTCCCCCTCTTCGGCATCGACCTGCTCGTCTCCGGCGATCGGGCGGTCGTCTCCGAGACCAACGCCCGCCCTACGGTCGATGACGCGACGAAGTACGAGCCGGGGTTCGACCGGCGTCTCGCCGACCTCGTGCGCGCACATTCGGGGTAA
- a CDS encoding restriction endonuclease encodes MGHAPENGPDRLRGLDAEAFQSLLRSFVTTRWGVDESEIDVSPPSPARGTDVVVRGRATIVHARRYAQGSISANQLRDLALLRDRRTLDTLVVVTTTGFTEDALNLADEADIECIDGRRLHRLLRRHDVTIPERSEPPDLSTTVAELAVYWPEQLQETAQEIVACIDRSGELEYGLDRADHGTDLDLLPLGADHPTLKLRFSTAGLLLYARRPTGWRRVVAVSAHGGHRPSDLLDRVRAAADDSLDSSA; translated from the coding sequence GTGGGACACGCTCCCGAGAACGGTCCGGATCGGCTTCGCGGCCTCGACGCCGAGGCCTTCCAGTCGCTTCTCCGATCGTTCGTGACGACTCGCTGGGGCGTCGACGAGTCGGAGATCGACGTCTCGCCGCCCTCGCCGGCCCGCGGAACCGACGTCGTCGTTCGCGGACGCGCCACGATCGTCCACGCCCGACGCTACGCCCAGGGATCGATCAGCGCGAACCAGCTTCGCGACCTCGCGCTGCTTCGCGATCGGCGGACCCTCGACACGCTCGTGGTCGTGACGACCACCGGCTTCACCGAGGACGCACTGAACCTCGCCGACGAGGCCGACATCGAGTGTATCGACGGCCGGCGACTCCACCGACTGCTCCGACGACACGACGTCACGATCCCCGAGCGTTCCGAGCCGCCGGACCTCTCGACGACGGTCGCGGAGCTCGCGGTCTACTGGCCCGAGCAGCTCCAGGAGACCGCCCAGGAGATCGTCGCGTGTATCGACCGCTCCGGGGAGCTCGAGTACGGTCTCGACCGTGCGGACCACGGCACCGACCTCGACCTGCTCCCCCTCGGTGCGGATCATCCGACGCTCAAGCTCCGGTTCTCGACCGCCGGCCTGCTGCTTTACGCCCGCCGGCCAACGGGCTGGCGGCGGGTCGTCGCGGTCTCCGCCCACGGCGGCCACCGGCCGTCGGACCTCCTCGATCGGGTGCGCGCAGCCGCCGACGACAGCCTCGACTCGTCGGCCTGA
- a CDS encoding thiol-disulfide oxidoreductase DCC family protein: MVESRDPTYHGVLIYDGECPFCSAASTALRRVRGVGAIAWSDEPAQAFLEAQFEEVPFALVLVDDEEERVYAGRAAASELCDRAGMPVLVQDVVGENYESIADAIRSTAAGGDHDPDPYHDVYPLASAAEERFAALAAAADGTALAVRDR, encoded by the coding sequence ATGGTCGAATCGCGTGATCCGACGTACCACGGCGTACTGATCTACGACGGCGAGTGTCCGTTCTGTTCGGCGGCCTCGACGGCGCTACGGCGTGTCCGTGGGGTCGGCGCGATCGCCTGGAGCGACGAGCCCGCACAGGCGTTTCTGGAGGCACAGTTCGAGGAGGTACCCTTCGCGCTCGTGCTCGTCGACGACGAGGAGGAACGGGTGTACGCGGGCCGCGCGGCCGCGAGCGAACTCTGTGACCGGGCGGGGATGCCGGTGCTCGTTCAGGACGTCGTCGGCGAGAACTACGAGTCGATCGCGGACGCGATCCGGAGCACCGCCGCGGGCGGCGACCACGATCCCGACCCGTACCACGACGTCTACCCACTCGCGTCGGCCGCCGAGGAGCGGTTCGCCGCGCTCGCCGCGGCGGCCGACGGCACGGCGCTAGCCGTCAGGGATCGGTAA
- a CDS encoding Hsp20/alpha crystallin family protein, producing MRRDDRNDPFDDIFREIERMMNEMMGGGSVDVGNAGFGSDTHVDIYETEESVRVIADLPGVEKDHIGLTCDGDALTISADSDRRAYDERIDLPTQVDEHSARATYNNGVLEVTFERADGSAAIDVD from the coding sequence ATGAGACGCGACGACCGCAACGATCCCTTCGACGACATCTTCCGGGAGATCGAGCGGATGATGAACGAGATGATGGGCGGCGGCAGCGTCGACGTCGGCAACGCGGGGTTCGGGAGCGACACCCACGTCGACATCTACGAGACCGAGGAGTCGGTGCGCGTGATCGCCGACCTCCCCGGCGTCGAGAAGGACCACATCGGTCTCACCTGCGACGGCGACGCGCTGACGATCAGCGCCGACAGCGATCGGCGGGCGTACGACGAACGCATCGACCTCCCCACCCAGGTCGACGAGCACTCGGCGCGGGCGACCTACAACAACGGCGTCCTCGAGGTGACCTTCGAGCGCGCCGACGGCTCGGCCGCCATCGACGTCGATTGA
- a CDS encoding type II glyceraldehyde-3-phosphate dehydrogenase, which produces MLQVGINGYGTIGKRVADAVAAQPDMAVCGVAKASPDFGAEGAVRRDYPLYAALEDRLPSFREAGFDPVGTSDELIEESDLVVDATPGGIGAENLAKYRAADTPAILQGKESDDLVETSFNARANFERAVDADYVRVVSCNTTGLSRLVAPLEEAYGVEKVRVTLVRRGGDPDQTGRGPINDILPDPVTVPSHHGPDVRTILPDLDIDTMGLKVPATLMHMHSLNIELAEEPDTEEVRELLGRESRIFVVDGEMAIDGTGKLREFARDYGRPRGDLWENCVWGDSINVEGSDLYMFQAIHQESDVIPENVDAIRAMTGLADKEESMALTDETLGIGLPEPHERSKVASPSP; this is translated from the coding sequence ATGCTACAGGTGGGAATCAACGGCTACGGTACCATCGGCAAGCGCGTCGCCGACGCGGTCGCAGCACAGCCGGACATGGCGGTCTGCGGCGTCGCGAAGGCGAGTCCCGACTTCGGTGCCGAGGGTGCCGTCCGCCGCGACTATCCGCTGTACGCCGCCCTCGAGGATCGACTGCCCTCCTTTCGAGAGGCGGGGTTCGACCCCGTCGGTACCTCCGACGAACTGATCGAGGAGAGCGACCTCGTCGTCGACGCGACCCCCGGCGGGATCGGCGCGGAGAACCTCGCGAAGTACCGCGCCGCCGACACCCCCGCGATCCTGCAGGGAAAGGAGTCGGACGACCTCGTCGAGACGAGCTTCAACGCCCGCGCGAACTTCGAGCGGGCGGTCGACGCCGACTACGTCCGGGTCGTCTCCTGCAACACGACCGGCCTCTCCCGACTCGTGGCTCCCCTGGAGGAGGCCTACGGCGTCGAGAAGGTGCGCGTGACGCTCGTCCGGCGCGGCGGCGACCCCGACCAGACGGGTCGCGGACCGATCAACGACATCCTCCCCGATCCGGTAACGGTCCCCTCGCACCACGGCCCCGACGTGCGGACGATCCTCCCCGACCTGGACATCGACACGATGGGGCTGAAGGTGCCCGCGACGCTGATGCACATGCACAGCCTCAACATCGAACTCGCCGAGGAGCCCGACACCGAGGAGGTACGCGAACTGCTCGGTCGGGAGTCGCGGATCTTCGTCGTCGACGGCGAGATGGCGATCGACGGCACCGGAAAGCTCCGGGAGTTCGCCCGGGATTACGGCCGGCCGCGTGGCGACCTCTGGGAGAACTGCGTCTGGGGCGACTCCATCAACGTCGAGGGGTCGGACCTCTACATGTTCCAGGCGATCCATCAGGAGAGCGACGTGATTCCCGAGAACGTCGATGCGATCCGCGCGATGACGGGGCTCGCGGACAAGGAGGAGAGCATGGCGCTGACCGACGAGACGCTGGGGATCGGGCTGCCGGAGCCGCACGAGCGTTCGAAAGTCGCCTCGCCGTCGCCGTAG
- the gap gene encoding type I glyceraldehyde-3-phosphate dehydrogenase — MSKALADDPVRVGLNGFGRIGRNVLRAVIETPEIELVGVNDIMDVEDMHYLAKYDTVQGRLDGLELEGDSLVYGDREIPTFSEKDPAQLPWDEQDVDVAFEATGIFRTYDDAAQHLEAGADKVIISAPPKGEKPVQTIVYGVNHDEYDGEDVLSNASCTTNSVAPVVKVLDEEFGIESGLLTTVHAYTGTQNLVDGPSGKTRRGRAAAENIIPTSTGAAQSTTEVLPQLEGKLDGMAMRVPVPNGSITDLVVDLEGDVGVEEVNAAFKEAATGDLEGVLGYTDDEVVSRDILGLPFSSYVDCDSTLSVEGGQVKVLTWYDNEYGFANRMLDLARYVVDQEQEEHAEAAA, encoded by the coding sequence ATGAGTAAAGCATTAGCGGACGATCCGGTACGGGTGGGGCTCAACGGGTTCGGACGGATCGGACGCAACGTCCTCCGCGCGGTCATCGAGACGCCGGAGATCGAGCTGGTGGGCGTCAACGACATCATGGACGTCGAGGACATGCACTACCTCGCGAAGTACGACACCGTCCAGGGCCGCCTCGACGGGCTCGAACTTGAGGGCGACTCGCTGGTCTACGGCGACCGGGAGATCCCGACGTTCAGCGAGAAGGACCCCGCGCAGCTGCCGTGGGACGAGCAGGACGTCGACGTCGCCTTCGAGGCGACCGGCATCTTCCGCACCTACGACGACGCCGCCCAGCACCTCGAGGCCGGCGCCGATAAGGTGATCATCTCCGCCCCGCCGAAGGGCGAGAAGCCGGTTCAGACGATCGTCTACGGCGTCAACCACGACGAGTACGACGGCGAAGACGTGCTCTCGAACGCCTCTTGCACTACGAACAGCGTCGCGCCGGTCGTGAAGGTGCTCGACGAGGAGTTCGGCATCGAGTCGGGCCTGCTCACGACGGTCCACGCCTACACCGGCACCCAGAACCTCGTCGACGGCCCCTCGGGCAAGACCCGCCGCGGCCGGGCGGCCGCGGAGAACATCATCCCGACCTCGACGGGCGCGGCCCAGTCGACCACCGAGGTCCTGCCCCAGCTCGAGGGCAAGCTCGACGGGATGGCGATGCGCGTGCCCGTCCCGAACGGCTCGATCACCGACCTCGTCGTCGACCTCGAGGGCGACGTCGGCGTAGAGGAGGTCAACGCGGCGTTCAAGGAGGCGGCGACCGGCGATCTCGAGGGCGTGCTCGGCTACACCGACGACGAGGTCGTCTCCCGTGACATCCTCGGACTGCCCTTCTCCTCGTACGTCGACTGCGACTCGACGCTCTCGGTCGAGGGCGGCCAGGTGAAGGTACTCACCTGGTACGACAACGAGTACGGCTTCGCGAACCGGATGCTCGATCTCGCACGGTACGTCGTCGACCAGGAGCAGGAGGAGCACGCCGAGGCGGCGGCGTAG
- a CDS encoding phosphoglycerate kinase codes for MFRTLDDLPGDRRVLVRIDVNSPVENGDVRDNKRFSRHAETLRELADAGHRVAVLAHQGRPGRDTFVDLEGHAEILSEHLDREVRYVPDTYGDRALEAIRGLESGEVLLLENVRMVDEELADRSPEAHAESALVGTLAPEFDAYVNDAYSTAHRAHASIVGFPRVVDAYAGRVMEAEYEANSAIQNREFDGEVTMVLGGTKADDLIYVMERVEHTVDRFLLGGIVGELFLRAAGHDVGYDVEGSELFDEQWDEGEETIRELFEEYGDRIRLPADLAYEDDGERSEVGVEGVEKETSFLDVGGDTVAEYESFVEDSEAVFVKGALGVFEDERFAAGTVGVLEAIASTDAFSVVGGGDTARAIDLYDLDEGNFSHVSIAGGAYVRALTGESLPAIEALER; via the coding sequence ATGTTCAGAACGCTCGACGACCTGCCGGGCGACCGGCGCGTGCTGGTCCGTATCGACGTCAACTCCCCCGTCGAGAACGGCGATGTCCGGGACAACAAGCGCTTCTCGCGACACGCCGAGACGCTTCGGGAGCTCGCGGACGCCGGCCACCGCGTCGCCGTCCTGGCCCATCAGGGTCGCCCCGGTCGCGACACCTTCGTCGATCTCGAAGGACACGCGGAGATCCTCTCCGAGCATCTCGACCGTGAGGTGCGCTACGTTCCGGACACCTACGGGGATCGGGCGCTGGAGGCGATCCGCGGTCTCGAGTCCGGCGAGGTCCTGCTTCTGGAGAACGTCCGCATGGTCGACGAGGAGCTCGCGGATCGCAGCCCCGAGGCACACGCCGAGAGCGCGCTGGTCGGGACGCTCGCTCCCGAGTTCGACGCCTACGTCAACGACGCCTACTCCACCGCACACCGCGCTCACGCCTCGATCGTCGGCTTTCCCCGAGTAGTGGACGCCTACGCCGGCCGGGTGATGGAGGCCGAGTACGAGGCCAACTCCGCGATCCAGAACCGGGAGTTCGACGGCGAGGTGACGATGGTGCTGGGCGGGACGAAGGCCGACGATCTGATCTACGTGATGGAGCGCGTCGAACACACGGTCGACCGGTTCCTCCTCGGAGGGATCGTCGGCGAGCTCTTTCTCCGCGCGGCGGGCCACGACGTCGGCTACGACGTCGAGGGATCCGAGCTGTTCGACGAGCAGTGGGACGAAGGGGAAGAAACGATCCGCGAGCTGTTCGAGGAGTACGGCGACCGGATCCGGCTCCCGGCGGACCTCGCCTACGAGGACGACGGCGAGCGAAGCGAGGTCGGCGTCGAGGGCGTCGAGAAGGAGACCTCGTTTCTCGATGTCGGGGGCGACACCGTCGCGGAGTACGAGTCGTTCGTCGAGGACAGCGAGGCCGTCTTCGTGAAGGGGGCACTCGGCGTCTTCGAGGACGAGCGCTTCGCGGCGGGGACGGTGGGCGTTCTCGAGGCGATCGCGTCGACCGACGCCTTCTCGGTCGTGGGCGGCGGCGACACCGCGCGAGCGATCGACCTCTACGATCTCGACGAGGGGAACTTCTCGCACGTCTCGATCGCCGGCGGCGCGTACGTCCGTGCGCTGACGGGTGAATCGCTGCCCGCGATCGAGGCGCTAGAGCGCTAA
- a CDS encoding calcium/sodium antiporter: MATGLVVSLALLAGAVVGLWIGARAFVDGAVSFARSFGLSELVIGLTVVAVGTSMPELVVSVDAALAGTGDIAVGNVVGSNVYNLAFILGVLALFGNVAVPRALVRRDGLALLGATTLAALALLDLRLGRLEAAILLLALVAYFIALARAGSPSSSVADAGTVGDEDDPFRLRDLVALVGGLALVLASGHALVAAAVDLARSFGVSEWAIGATIVAAGTSTPEFVVSALALSRGRLGVSVGNLLGSNVFNALGVLGIAGLVRPLPIDPAALPDVGWLLVVTAFVTLSLWSGHRLSRVEGGLLVGSELLRWGLDFLR, encoded by the coding sequence ATGGCCACTGGTCTCGTCGTGTCGCTCGCGCTGCTCGCGGGCGCGGTGGTCGGTCTCTGGATCGGTGCCCGGGCGTTCGTCGACGGCGCCGTCTCGTTCGCGCGGTCGTTCGGCCTCTCGGAGCTCGTGATCGGACTGACGGTCGTCGCGGTCGGCACGTCGATGCCGGAGCTGGTCGTGAGCGTCGACGCCGCCCTCGCCGGGACGGGCGACATCGCCGTCGGCAACGTCGTTGGTTCGAACGTCTACAACCTCGCGTTCATCCTCGGCGTCCTCGCGCTGTTCGGGAACGTCGCGGTTCCCCGGGCGCTCGTGCGCCGCGACGGACTCGCGCTGCTCGGGGCGACCACGCTCGCCGCCCTCGCCCTCCTGGATCTCCGTCTCGGCCGGCTCGAGGCGGCGATCCTGCTGCTCGCCCTGGTGGCGTATTTCATCGCGCTCGCGCGCGCAGGATCGCCGTCGTCCTCGGTCGCGGACGCGGGAACGGTCGGGGACGAGGACGACCCGTTTCGCCTCCGCGATCTGGTCGCGTTGGTCGGAGGGTTGGCGCTCGTCCTGGCGAGCGGCCACGCCCTCGTCGCTGCCGCGGTCGATCTCGCACGGTCGTTCGGCGTCTCGGAGTGGGCCATCGGCGCGACGATCGTCGCAGCGGGCACCTCGACCCCCGAGTTCGTCGTCTCGGCGCTCGCCCTCTCGCGGGGTCGTCTCGGCGTCTCCGTCGGCAACCTCCTCGGAAGCAACGTCTTCAACGCGCTCGGGGTTCTCGGGATCGCGGGTCTCGTCCGGCCGTTACCGATCGATCCGGCCGCGCTCCCGGACGTCGGCTGGTTGCTCGTCGTCACCGCGTTCGTGACCCTCTCGCTGTGGAGCGGCCACCGGCTCTCCCGGGTCGAGGGTGGGTTGCTCGTCGGCTCGGAGCTGTTGCGGTGGGGGCTCGACTTCCTCCGGTGA
- a CDS encoding urea carboxylase-associated family protein, producing the protein MTRSTASSDVVGDRDRKAGYARHPSLRMHHRIPERSGAAFGVDSGETFSVSTPEGRQVADLVAFVRDDPDERFSQSYTRDLNGRIRISTGDALYTTAGEAILEIIDDDCGVHDVLFGPCTEWMLTDRPHAEGVQNEPGGCRENLALALEAAGVDERVPDTMNVFQESTVTDQTYFDVRESPAEPGDRVTFEAAKDAVVAVSACSAKGVASGSDLGPIDLRLPEGTAVHERSVRETDGE; encoded by the coding sequence GTGACCCGTTCGACGGCATCGTCGGACGTCGTCGGCGACCGCGACCGAAAGGCCGGTTACGCGCGCCATCCCAGCCTGCGTATGCACCACCGCATTCCGGAACGAAGCGGAGCCGCGTTCGGCGTCGACAGCGGTGAGACGTTCTCGGTGTCGACCCCCGAGGGACGACAGGTGGCGGATCTCGTCGCGTTCGTCCGCGACGATCCCGACGAACGGTTCTCGCAGTCCTACACGCGCGACCTCAACGGACGGATCAGGATCTCGACCGGCGACGCGCTCTACACCACGGCGGGCGAGGCGATCCTCGAGATCATCGACGACGACTGTGGCGTTCACGACGTCCTCTTCGGGCCGTGTACGGAGTGGATGCTCACCGACCGACCCCATGCCGAGGGAGTCCAGAACGAGCCCGGCGGCTGTCGCGAGAACCTCGCGCTCGCGCTCGAGGCCGCGGGAGTCGACGAACGGGTGCCCGACACGATGAACGTCTTTCAGGAGTCGACGGTCACCGATCAGACGTACTTCGACGTCCGCGAGAGTCCCGCCGAGCCCGGGGACCGGGTGACGTTCGAGGCGGCGAAGGACGCGGTCGTCGCGGTCTCGGCGTGCTCGGCGAAGGGCGTCGCGAGCGGCTCGGATCTGGGCCCGATCGACCTCCGGCTCCCCGAGGGGACGGCCGTCCACGAACGGTCGGTCCGCGAGACGGACGGGGAGTGA
- a CDS encoding YqcI/YcgG family protein — protein MSTPGSDGLWTRSDLESAIERGDLADWKATRYRTFHRTMTDDEAPYPCYFAVEAEEEGLFRYVFPGDPDDPDARTRLASALEAYLADYESIGEFTSLVVLFEPAGDQPPEAYKRQFWNLLEWLGENDPEPWPRRVPTDPDHPKWRYCFAGEPLFLVARAPFYEARRSRHTAHGLEVTIQPTGVFEELSGMSDEGQRARSTIRDRLSEYDDVPRHPDSGDYSDPRRREWKQYMLPETNAESVARCPLPERSQ, from the coding sequence ATGAGCACACCGGGATCGGACGGACTGTGGACGCGGAGCGATCTCGAGTCGGCCATCGAGCGCGGCGACCTGGCCGACTGGAAGGCGACGCGCTACCGGACGTTTCATCGGACCATGACCGACGACGAGGCGCCGTACCCGTGTTACTTCGCCGTCGAGGCCGAGGAGGAGGGCCTGTTCCGCTACGTCTTCCCCGGCGACCCCGACGATCCCGACGCCAGAACTCGGCTGGCCAGCGCGCTCGAGGCCTATCTGGCGGACTACGAGTCGATCGGCGAGTTCACCTCGCTGGTGGTGCTGTTCGAGCCGGCCGGCGACCAGCCACCCGAGGCCTACAAACGCCAGTTCTGGAACCTGCTCGAGTGGCTCGGGGAGAACGATCCGGAGCCGTGGCCTCGGCGGGTTCCGACCGACCCCGACCACCCCAAGTGGCGCTACTGCTTCGCGGGCGAGCCGCTGTTCCTCGTCGCCCGCGCGCCGTTCTACGAGGCCCGGCGGAGCCGCCACACCGCCCACGGGCTCGAGGTCACGATCCAGCCGACGGGCGTCTTCGAGGAGCTCTCGGGCATGTCCGACGAGGGTCAGCGCGCCCGCAGCACCATCCGCGACCGCCTGAGCGAGTACGACGACGTCCCAAGACACCCCGACTCGGGTGACTACTCCGACCCGCGCCGGCGCGAGTGGAAGCAGTACATGCTCCCGGAGACCAACGCGGAGAGCGTCGCCCGGTGTCCGCTTCCCGAGCGCTCCCAGTGA
- a CDS encoding aminopeptidase, which produces MSDLRAAAETAVRQCMNLRAEESCAVVTDDERERIGEALYGVAREITDDAVLLRYPPGPQHGTEPPAPVAAAMRDADVVLAPTSKSLSHTRARGAATDAGARAATLPGITEEVFTTGLDADYERIHEECERLLEQVASAEEIRVTSPQGTDVAFRPGEREWLSDTGIVHEAGDFSNLPAGEVFVSPEDANGTYVVDGTMHPHGLLEEGHEIRIDVEDGYVTEVSDPDVAAELEEAADEAGRDAYNLAELGIGTNVAVTELVGSVLLDEKAAGTVHVAIGDDAGIGGETDAPIHSDGILREPTVYADGEVVELPKSNGRRP; this is translated from the coding sequence ATGTCCGACCTGCGAGCCGCAGCCGAGACCGCGGTCCGCCAGTGTATGAACCTCCGTGCCGAGGAGTCGTGCGCCGTGGTCACCGACGACGAACGAGAGCGCATCGGCGAGGCGCTCTACGGGGTCGCCCGCGAGATCACGGACGACGCGGTCCTGCTCAGGTACCCACCCGGACCACAGCACGGCACGGAGCCACCGGCGCCGGTCGCCGCGGCGATGCGGGACGCGGACGTGGTGCTCGCACCCACCTCGAAGAGCCTGAGCCACACCCGCGCACGCGGCGCGGCGACCGACGCGGGAGCGCGTGCCGCCACCCTCCCCGGGATCACCGAGGAGGTGTTCACCACCGGGCTGGACGCCGACTACGAGCGCATCCACGAGGAGTGTGAGCGCCTGCTCGAGCAGGTCGCGAGCGCCGAGGAGATCCGCGTGACCTCACCGCAGGGAACCGACGTCGCCTTCCGGCCGGGCGAGCGCGAGTGGCTCTCGGATACGGGGATCGTCCACGAGGCCGGCGACTTCTCGAACCTCCCGGCAGGAGAGGTGTTCGTCAGTCCCGAGGACGCGAACGGGACGTACGTCGTCGACGGGACGATGCACCCCCACGGACTGCTCGAGGAGGGCCACGAGATTCGGATCGACGTCGAGGACGGCTACGTCACCGAGGTCAGCGATCCCGACGTGGCGGCCGAACTCGAGGAGGCCGCCGACGAGGCGGGCCGAGACGCCTACAACCTCGCCGAACTCGGCATCGGCACGAACGTCGCGGTGACCGAACTCGTGGGATCGGTCCTGCTTGACGAGAAGGCCGCCGGCACCGTTCACGTCGCGATCGGCGACGACGCGGGGATCGGCGGCGAGACGGACGCCCCGATCCACTCCGACGGGATCCTGCGCGAGCCGACGGTGTACGCGGACGGGGAGGTCGTAGAGCTCCCGAAGTCGAACGGGCGTCGCCCGTGA
- a CDS encoding HVO_0476 family zinc finger protein — protein MSDTATQVAVTCPSCSPDAETVHEVLKPDEPATVRCTDCGHTHKTRIETERTIEADVIVSQEGESFAATVDVPADEQVAVGEEFVLETDEAIMLVRITSIELGGDQRVERAHGEELGTLWTRAVDNVEVNATIHPADKRDESRSVKLQVPGDHEFVVGEREEHGDEEFTVVGIHVENDAAGYERTKLDFDGDTVPAKDVKRLYAEDESSSAWSAW, from the coding sequence ATGAGCGACACCGCGACGCAGGTGGCCGTCACGTGCCCCTCCTGTTCACCCGACGCCGAGACCGTCCACGAGGTGCTGAAACCCGACGAGCCGGCGACGGTTCGCTGTACCGACTGTGGCCACACCCACAAGACCCGCATCGAGACCGAGCGGACGATCGAGGCCGACGTGATCGTCTCCCAGGAGGGCGAGTCGTTCGCCGCGACCGTCGACGTCCCCGCGGACGAACAGGTGGCCGTCGGCGAGGAGTTCGTCCTCGAGACCGACGAGGCGATCATGCTCGTGCGGATCACGAGCATCGAGCTCGGGGGCGATCAACGCGTCGAGCGCGCCCACGGCGAGGAGCTGGGGACGCTCTGGACCCGCGCGGTCGACAACGTCGAGGTGAACGCGACGATCCACCCCGCGGACAAACGCGACGAGAGCCGCAGCGTCAAGCTCCAGGTCCCCGGCGACCACGAGTTCGTCGTCGGCGAGCGCGAGGAACACGGCGACGAGGAGTTCACCGTGGTCGGCATCCACGTCGAGAACGACGCCGCCGGCTACGAGCGGACGAAGCTCGACTTCGACGGCGACACCGTCCCCGCGAAGGACGTCAAGCGGCTCTACGCCGAGGACGAGAGCTCGAGCGCCTGGTCCGCCTGGTAA